The stretch of DNA GAAATGGGGTCCGGCGGATCTCGTCCTCCACGATATCGCTGATTCGGTCCATTCGTAGAATTTAACACTTTGTTCCTTCTTGCCACAAATTTCTTCTCAAAGTTGGTTGGGCAGCCACGAAGAGTGCAGACTTGTCTCCACTCAGAATCCCCGTGGAGTGGCAACGATGTCGGTACCCTGTCCAGTGTGTGACGCGTCCCTGACCCTGGCCCCTGACGCCGTGGTGTCGGAACTGTTGCGGTGCCGTGAATGCGGATCGGAACTCGAAGTGGCGAGCCTCGATCCTCCCGCGGTCCGGGAAGCCCCGGCCGAGGCAGAGGACTGGGGCCAATAGCGATGCGGGTCGGCTTTCTGCATTCCCTGATTCGTCTCGAAGAGAAGATGCTGCTGGAGGAGTTCGCCCGCCGGGGCGCCGAGGTCGTGCTGCTCGACGACCGGGTCCTCACCTTCACGCTGGGGCAAACGCCGGTCGACGTCGATGTCGTGATGGAGCGTTCGATCAATCACTCCCGGGCGCTCCATGCCCTCCGGTTGTTCGAGAGCCAGGGCCTCGTCTGCGTCAACTCGTCGGCCGTGGCCACGACCTGCGGCGACAAGCTGCTGACCTCCGTGGCGCTGCAAGAGCATCAGGTGCCCCAGCCGGAAGTCCGGGTGGCCTTCACGCCGGAGTCGGCGTTGGCCGCCATCGAGGAGATGGGCTACCCGGTGGTGCTCAAGCCGGCGGTCGGGTCGTGGGGCCGGCTGCTCGCCAAGGTCAATGACCGGGATGCCGCCGAGGCGCTGCTCGAACACAAGACCGTCCTCGGCAGCTATCACCACTCGATCTTCTACATCCAACGCTTCGTCGCCAAGCCGGGCCGGGACATTCGGGCCTTCGTGATCGGGGACCAGTGCGTGGCCGCCATCTATCGGACCTCGCCCCATTGGATAACCAACACGGCCCGGGGAGGGCAGGCCACGGTGTGCCCCGTCACCGACGAGTTGGCCCGGATTGCGGTGGCCGGGGCCCGGGCGGTCGGCGGCGGGATCGTGGCGCTCGATCTGTTCGAGACCGACGACGGCCTTTTGGTCAACGAGATCAACTACACGATGGAATTCAAGAACAGTGTGGCGCCGACCGGCGTCAACATCCCGGCGTTGATCGTCGATTACGTCCTCCAACGCGGGGCCGGCGCGTGATGCCCGTCCGGGTGGCGGTGGTGGGTGGCTCGGGGTACGTCGGGGGCGAGTTGGTCCGGCTGCTGGTCCGCCATCCGTCTGTTGAGGTCACCCAAGTGACGTCCGAACGCTATGCGGGCCGTCCGATTACCGACCGGCATCCGAATCTTCGCAATGTTTCCCGTCTGGATTTCCGATCGGTCGATACCCTCGAGGCGGCCGATCTGCTTTTTCTCTGCTTGCCGCACGGCCGGGCCATGGAGACGATCGAACGGTACGCGGGCCTGGCCCCCAAGCTGATCGATTTGAGCGCGGACTTCCGGCTCCGCGACGCCTCGGCGTATCCGGTATGGTATGGCCTGGCCCACGCGCGGCCCGACCTCTTGTCGCGGTTCGTCTATGGCATTCCGGAATTGCACCGGGAAGCGATCCGCCACGCTACCTGGGTTTCCAGCGCCGGCTGCAATGCCACCGCCACGATCCTCGGTCTCCATCCGTTGTTTGCCGCCGGGCTGGTCGACCGGAATGCCACGGTCGTCGAGGCCAAAGTGGGGTCCAGCGAAGGCGGGGCCGAATTCTCCGAGGCGACCCATCATCCCGAGCGGAGCGGCTGCGTCCGGTCGTATCGGCCCACCGGGCACCGGCACGCCGCCGAGATGATCCAGGAGCTCGGCGCCGGCCAGATCCATTTCTCGGCCACGGCCGTCGAGATGGTCCGGGGTGTCCTCGCGACCTGCCACGTCTTCCTCAACCAACCGCTGGACGAGCGGGAGATCTGGCGAGTGTACCGCCAGGCCTATGGCGACGAACCGTTCGTTCGGATCGTGAAGGCTCGCGACGGTGTCCATCGATATCCGGAGCCGAAGCTCTTGTCCGGCACCAACTATTGCGACATCGGGTTCGAGCGCGATCGCCATAGCAACCGGCTCGTGGTGATGAGCGCGATCGACAATCTGATGAAGGGCGCCGCCGGCCAGGCCGTGCAGGCGTTCAACCTGATGCATGGCTTTCCGGAAACCGCCGGCCTCGACTTCCCAGGCCTCCACCCGATCTGACCAATGTGCCGTCTCCTGGCCGTTCGTGATGTCGAGGCATTCCCCGTGCCGGATCAACTCCGGGCGTTGGCGGCTATTGCCCGAGAGAGTAAGGAATTTCAGGGCGACGGGTGGGGTTGCAGCTGGTGGGACGGGGAGGCGTGGAAGGCGTATCGGTCGATTACGCCGATTTGGGAGGACCGGCTCGATCAATTCGGCCCGACCCGGGTGCTGGTGGCACATGCCCGGAGCGCGTTCCGCAACGAGGGCATTGCGGTCGAGAATAACATGCCGTTCGTCGACGGTGACGTGGCGTTTGCCTTCAACGGCGAACTCCGCGGAGTGCGCTTCACCGCCCCCGGACGGATCGGAGCGGAGAAACTGTTCAACGTCATCCGCCGTTTCGGGGGCGACGCCGATACGGCGGCCCTGGAACGCGCGGTCCGGGTCGTGACCCGGCGCACCGGATACATCCGGGCCATGAATTTCGTCGTGGCCAACCGCGACACGATCCGGATCGGGTCGCGGTTCAGCGAAGATCCCGACTACTTCACGATGTACCAGAAAGAAGCCGGGACGCGGCGGACGGTGTGTTCCGCGCCGTTTGCCGCCGAGTCGGGTTGGACACCGATCGCCAACGGCGACCTGTTGGAGTGGTCATGACCGGGTTGACTGAGGTGCTATTGGTCAAAATCGGGGGCGGTGCCGACCTCAACCTCCCGGGTATCGCCGCCGACCTGGCCGCCGTGCCCGGGCCGGTGGTGGTGGTCCACGGCGCCAACGCCCTCCGCGACCGGTTGGCCGATGCGCTCGGCCGCACCAAACGGGTCATCACCTCGGTGTCGGGGTACGACAGCGTCTATTCCGACGATGATACCATCGACCTCTTGATGATGGCCTATGCGGGGCTCGCCAACAAACGGATCGTGGAGCACCTCCAGCGGCAGGGCCGGAACGCGATCGGCCTGACCGGGATGGACGGCCGCCTGGTCGTGGCAACGCGCAACAAGGGCGTCCGGGTCCGGGAGGGTTCCAAGACGTTGTTGGTGCGCGACCGATCCGGCAAACCGACCAGCGTCAACGGCCCCCTGCTCCGACAGTTGCTCGCGGATGGCTACACCCCCGTCATCACAGTGCCGTTGATCGACGAGACCGGCGCCGCGGTCAACGCCGAAAACGATGACGTCGTGGTGGCCCTCCAGGGCGTCGTCCGAGCCGCCCGGATCCTGCAGCTGATTGAGGCGCCGGGTTTGCTCGCGGACCGCGACGACCCCGGATCGGTGTTGACCCGGGTCTCGCCGGCGGAACTCGAGCGGTTAGAGGCGGCGGCCACCGGTCGCTTCAAGCGGAAGTTGTACGCGTTGAAGAAACTCTTCATCGAGGGCGCGCCCGTCGTGATGATCGCCGATGGCCGGACTCCGCATCCAGTGGTCGACGCCTTGGCCGGCCAGGGGACGCGGATTGGCTGACCGGCCGGCCGTCATCGCGCTCTACCCGAATCGGGGGCTCTCGTTCGTCCGGGGGGAAGGGGCCTATTTGTTCACCCGGGATGGGGCCCGCTATCTCGATCTCATGACGAACTACGGGGCGAGCCTCTTGGGCCACAGCCACCCAGCGGTGACGGCGGCACTGGCGGAGCAGTTGGGCCGGGTCGTCACGATGCATGGAAGCTTCGGGAGCGACGTCCGGGCCCGCGCCTCGATGGCGATCGTGGATCGGTTGCCGATGCCGGGCGCCGGGATCTGCTGGCTCAACTCCGGCACCGAGGCGATCGAGGCCGCGCTCAAGTTCGCGATCGTGGCCACGGGTCGGCGGCACTTCGTGGCCGGTGCGGGCGGTTACCACGGCAAAACGTTCGGGGCCCTGTCGGTGACCCACGCGGGAAAGTACCGGGCCTTGTTCGACGGATGCCTGCTGCCGGTGGACCACGTGCCGTTTGGATCGGTGGCGGCGGTGGATGCCGCCATCACCGCCGACACCGCGGCGGTGATCGTCGAGCCGATCCAGGGCGAGGGTGGCATCGTGGTGCCGCCTAACGGGTACCTCGGCGCCCTTCGGGATCTCTGTTCGGCGCGGAAGGTGTTGCTGGTCGTCGACGAGATCCAAACCGGGGCCGGCCGGACCGGCAGGTTCACGGAGTCGGAGCGCGAGGGGGTCGAGCCAGATATCCTCTGTCTGGGCAAGGGGCTGGCCGGCGGGATCCCGGTTGGGATCACGGCGGTCACGCCGGCTGTGTCGGAGCGCTTAGCCAAGGGCGTGCACACGTCGACGTTCGGGGGAAATCCTCTGGCCGCGGCGGGCGTGCTCGCGACCCTCTCGGTCCTGACCGCCGAGTTCCTGGCCGGCGTCGAGCGCCTGGGGCAGGACTGGCGGGCGCGGCTGGCATCGATCGAGAGTGACCGGCTCGCGCTGGTGCGGGGCCGGGGGCTGATGGTCGGCGTTGTGGTCCGGGGCGATCGAGATCGGGCGCTGAAACATCTCCAAAAGGAAGGCGTGCTCGCCATTCCCGCCGGGGAGGATGTGATTCGATTCTTGCCGCCGCTCGTCGTCGACGCCGACCAGCTCGCGCACGCGACTGAGGCGCTCGATCGGGTTCTCAGCGCCCTCGATCCCTGACGGGTTGCGCCGGGCCGCTGGGCCTGCCGGTCCGTCACTACGCCTACGCCATTGCCGGCCCGGCCGGCACGGTGTTCATCGGGGAGCAGATCGCCAATCAACCCGGGGTGACGCTCCACAAGTTCACGCTGGCCAAGGCGAAGGCCGAGGTGTTCGTCAAAGGCGCCGGCCAAGTGGCCGTGTCCGGAGACGGGAAGAAACTCCTGTTCCGGTCGGGCCCGGCGGGACCTTGGTGTGGATCCCAAGCTTTGGTATCAACAACCCTCCCGCCGTGACGGCCAGCGATCGTTCCAGGAACTCGCGTCTCGAATTCGTCATGTCGCCCATGTTTGGAGTGAGGGGAGGCAGCGCCGACCTGTGTGAAGATACCATAAAACCATACCGGAGAAAGGTTTGGACACCTCAGAGGGGGCGGGTTAGATTGGATCCAAAGCAGTCCACTCAGATTAGGGTGTCACCATGGCCGCCGAAACCAAACCTGCTGAAGAGTCCGCCAACCTCGCCGCATTCGACGCTCGGCTGGCCCGGGATGAAACCGTCGAACCGAAAGACTGGATGCCGGAGAAATACCGGAAGCAGTTGACTCGGATGATGTCCCAACACGCGCATTCCGAAATCGTGGGCATGCTGCCCGAGGGCAACTGGATCGGCCGGGCGCCGAGCCTTCGCCGGAAGATGTCGCTGATCGCCAAGGTGCAGGACGAGGGCGGCCACGGTCTCTATATCTACTGCGGCACCGAAACGCTCGGTACCGATCGGGCCGAGTTGATGGACCAGTATCTGTACGGCACCGCCAAGTACTCCAGCATCTTCAACTACCCGACGTTGCAATGGGCGGACATGGGCGTGATCGGCTGGTTGGTGGATGGTGCCGCCATCGTCAATCAGACGATGCTGGCCCACGCCTCCTACGGGCCGTATGCGCGGGCCATGGTGCGGATCTGCAAAGAGGAAAACTTCCACAAACGCCAGGGCTACGAGCTCTGCGCGACCTTGGCCAAGGGAACCCCGGCGCAGAAGGCCATGGTCCAGGAATCCGTCAATCGGTTTTGGTGGCCGTCGCTGATGATGTTCGGCCCAAGCGACAAGGACTCCCCGAACAGTGCCGACCTCCTCAAGTGGAAGGTCAAGCTCAAATCGAACGATGATCTGCGCCAGCGGTTCGTGAACATGACGGTGCCGCAAGCCCAGGCCATTGGGCTCACCTTGCCCGACGGGGATCTCAAATACAACGAGGCCACCAAGAACTGGGAGTTCGGCCCGATCGATTGGGCGGAGTTCAATCAGGTGATCGCGGGCAACGGCCCGTGCAACCGGGAGCGGATCGCCGCCCGGCGGAAGGCCCACGAGGAAGGGGCCTGGGTCCGCGAAGCCGCGGCGGCCTACGCCGCCAAACAGCAGCCGGCGGCCGGTCAGGCCGCCTAACCGACGAGGCCCGACGACAATGACCCCCGAAACCAACGGTGCCGGCCAGTGGCCGCTTTGGGAAGTGTTTACTCAGCCGCCGGGCGGCAAACCCCACGAGCACGCCGGGAGTGTCCACGCCCCGGATGCCGAGGTGGCGATGCAGAATGCCCGGGACGTCTATACCCGACGCGGTGAAGCGGTGAGCCTCTGGGTCGTGCCGAGCGTTGCGATCGTGGCCTCCGCCCCCGGCGACGCAGGCCCGTTCTTTGACCCCGGCAACGACAAGCCGTATCGCCACCCCCAATTCTACAAGACGCCCCGAGGAATCAAGGTCTTCTGATGTCCGCTTTGTTCGAATACCTCCTCCGCTTGGGTGATGATCGGCTGATCCTCGGCCAACGCAACGCCGAGTGGTGCGGGCATGGGCCGATTCTCGAAGAAGACATCGCGATCGCCAACATTGCCCTCGATCAGATCGGCCAGGCGCAGCTCTTCTTGACGTTGGCCGGCCAAGTGGAAGGCGTGGGTCGCGACGCGGACGCCTTGGCCTACTGGCGCGGTGAGACCGAGTTTCGAAACCTCCAACTGGTCGAATTGCCCCGCGGCGATTTTGCGTTCACCATGATGCGCCAGTTCCTGTTTTCGGCGTGGAGCCACTTCCTGCTCGAGGGCGTGGCGAAGTCAGCCCATCAGGATCTGACCGGTATCGCGGCCAAGGCGGGCAAGGAGAATCGCTACCATCTTCGCCATGCCAGCGGTTGGGTGGTCCGCCTCGGCGGGGGCACCGACGAAAGCCACCGCCGGGCGCAAAGTGCCCTCGACGAGTTGTGGCCCTGGACAGTGGAGTTCTTCGGTGAAGACGACACCGACCGGGCCGCCGTTGCCGCCGGCCACGGCCCCTCGCCGGCCAGTCTCCGGGCCCCCTGGGACGCGATGGTGGCCGAGGTCATGGGGCAGGCTACGCTCGCGGTCCCGACGACCCCGGGCCGGATGGTCAGCGGCCGCCAGGGCCGGCATACCGAATATCTCGGCCGGCTCTTGGCCGAAATGCAGATCGTGGCTCGCTCCCACCCCGGCGCAACGTGGTGACCGCGAATGACGAGGCTCGGGTGTTCGCGATCCTCAAGGAAGTGCTCGATCCCGAAGTGCCCGCCATCAGCGTGGTGGACCTGGGCATCGTCCGGGGGGCGGAGGTCGACGGGACGCGGGTGACGGTCCGGGTGACCCCGACCTACTCTGGGTGCCCGGCCACTCAGGTCATCGAGCGAGACATTGCCCAGGCGCTCGAGCGCCATGGCTTTACTGAGGTGACGGTCAAGACGGTCTTCAGCCCCCCGTGGACCAGCGATTGGATCAATCCGGAAGCCCGCGAGAAGCTCCGGGCCTATGGGATCGCTCCGCCGGGAAAGGCGGAGAACGGCCTTCAGCTGGTATCGTTAGGCGGTCCGACGAAAACGGTGCCCTGTCCGTACTGCGGGTCATCCGATACCTCGCGCGAGAGCGAGTTCGGATCCACGGCCTGCAAGTCGATTCATGTCTGCCACGCGTGTCGCCAGCCGTTCGAGCACTTCAAGGCGATCTAAGCCGGCTTCAGGTGCAGGGCCCGGCGTCCTGGCAGATTACCGACCGAATTCCGTCCCCAAAGTCCCCCTAAATCTACGGTGAATTTTGGGGGCACCAACCGCCAGCCCCCAGCTGCACCCGCTGAAGCCGAAATCGCCCTCCTGGATTAATGCCCGGTGAATAATTGGGCTGCCGGCGGATTCGGACTGCAAGGGCGTGCGATCCGAGCCTGATGGCTCGTCCTCTTGTACCGGCTGTCATAGCAAGGCCACTTGGCGGGGAGCCAGTTTCGACCACAGCCAGAGCGACTTTGCGCTGACCGGGGCCCACCAGGCGGTGACGTGTCAGGCCTGCCACGGCGACAAGATCTTCACGGGTCGGTCGAAGACCTGCGTGTTGGGCCATCTGGTCAACTTCGATCAAGCCAACACGCCGCCGCACCAAGCGGCCCATTTCGACCAGAACTGTCCTCGAGTTTTCGCTCGGCACCCGCCAGGAGCCCAATTTCCGGACCGACGACCGGTTGTGGAGCGGGGTAGACGGCGAGGTGTTCCTGATGCGATCTTGGTTCGGCCTCGTCAACTTCACCAAGGAGTGGGGACGA from Gemmatimonadota bacterium encodes:
- the lysW gene encoding lysine biosynthesis protein LysW, with the translated sequence MSVPCPVCDASLTLAPDAVVSELLRCRECGSELEVASLDPPAVREAPAEAEDWGQ
- the lysX gene encoding lysine biosynthesis protein LysX, with amino-acid sequence MRVGFLHSLIRLEEKMLLEEFARRGAEVVLLDDRVLTFTLGQTPVDVDVVMERSINHSRALHALRLFESQGLVCVNSSAVATTCGDKLLTSVALQEHQVPQPEVRVAFTPESALAAIEEMGYPVVLKPAVGSWGRLLAKVNDRDAAEALLEHKTVLGSYHHSIFYIQRFVAKPGRDIRAFVIGDQCVAAIYRTSPHWITNTARGGQATVCPVTDELARIAVAGARAVGGGIVALDLFETDDGLLVNEINYTMEFKNSVAPTGVNIPALIVDYVLQRGAGA
- a CDS encoding N-acetyl-gamma-glutamyl-phosphate reductase; the protein is MPVRVAVVGGSGYVGGELVRLLVRHPSVEVTQVTSERYAGRPITDRHPNLRNVSRLDFRSVDTLEAADLLFLCLPHGRAMETIERYAGLAPKLIDLSADFRLRDASAYPVWYGLAHARPDLLSRFVYGIPELHREAIRHATWVSSAGCNATATILGLHPLFAAGLVDRNATVVEAKVGSSEGGAEFSEATHHPERSGCVRSYRPTGHRHAAEMIQELGAGQIHFSATAVEMVRGVLATCHVFLNQPLDEREIWRVYRQAYGDEPFVRIVKARDGVHRYPEPKLLSGTNYCDIGFERDRHSNRLVVMSAIDNLMKGAAGQAVQAFNLMHGFPETAGLDFPGLHPI
- a CDS encoding acetylglutamate kinase translates to MLLVKIGGGADLNLPGIAADLAAVPGPVVVVHGANALRDRLADALGRTKRVITSVSGYDSVYSDDDTIDLLMMAYAGLANKRIVEHLQRQGRNAIGLTGMDGRLVVATRNKGVRVREGSKTLLVRDRSGKPTSVNGPLLRQLLADGYTPVITVPLIDETGAAVNAENDDVVVALQGVVRAARILQLIEAPGLLADRDDPGSVLTRVSPAELERLEAAATGRFKRKLYALKKLFIEGAPVVMIADGRTPHPVVDALAGQGTRIG
- a CDS encoding aspartate aminotransferase family protein encodes the protein MAGLRIQWSTPWPARGRGLADRPAVIALYPNRGLSFVRGEGAYLFTRDGARYLDLMTNYGASLLGHSHPAVTAALAEQLGRVVTMHGSFGSDVRARASMAIVDRLPMPGAGICWLNSGTEAIEAALKFAIVATGRRHFVAGAGGYHGKTFGALSVTHAGKYRALFDGCLLPVDHVPFGSVAAVDAAITADTAAVIVEPIQGEGGIVVPPNGYLGALRDLCSARKVLLVVDEIQTGAGRTGRFTESEREGVEPDILCLGKGLAGGIPVGITAVTPAVSERLAKGVHTSTFGGNPLAAAGVLATLSVLTAEFLAGVERLGQDWRARLASIESDRLALVRGRGLMVGVVVRGDRDRALKHLQKEGVLAIPAGEDVIRFLPPLVVDADQLAHATEALDRVLSALDP
- a CDS encoding 1,2-phenylacetyl-CoA epoxidase subunit A, which translates into the protein MAAETKPAEESANLAAFDARLARDETVEPKDWMPEKYRKQLTRMMSQHAHSEIVGMLPEGNWIGRAPSLRRKMSLIAKVQDEGGHGLYIYCGTETLGTDRAELMDQYLYGTAKYSSIFNYPTLQWADMGVIGWLVDGAAIVNQTMLAHASYGPYARAMVRICKEENFHKRQGYELCATLAKGTPAQKAMVQESVNRFWWPSLMMFGPSDKDSPNSADLLKWKVKLKSNDDLRQRFVNMTVPQAQAIGLTLPDGDLKYNEATKNWEFGPIDWAEFNQVIAGNGPCNRERIAARRKAHEEGAWVREAAAAYAAKQQPAAGQAA
- a CDS encoding 1,2-phenylacetyl-CoA epoxidase subunit B; the encoded protein is MTPETNGAGQWPLWEVFTQPPGGKPHEHAGSVHAPDAEVAMQNARDVYTRRGEAVSLWVVPSVAIVASAPGDAGPFFDPGNDKPYRHPQFYKTPRGIKVF
- the paaI gene encoding phenylacetate-CoA oxygenase subunit PaaI, with product MSALFEYLLRLGDDRLILGQRNAEWCGHGPILEEDIAIANIALDQIGQAQLFLTLAGQVEGVGRDADALAYWRGETEFRNLQLVELPRGDFAFTMMRQFLFSAWSHFLLEGVAKSAHQDLTGIAAKAGKENRYHLRHASGWVVRLGGGTDESHRRAQSALDELWPWTVEFFGEDDTDRAAVAAGHGPSPASLRAPWDAMVAEVMGQATLAVPTTPGRMVSGRQGRHTEYLGRLLAEMQIVARSHPGATW
- the paaJ gene encoding phenylacetate-CoA oxygenase subunit PaaJ, with protein sequence MFAILKEVLDPEVPAISVVDLGIVRGAEVDGTRVTVRVTPTYSGCPATQVIERDIAQALERHGFTEVTVKTVFSPPWTSDWINPEAREKLRAYGIAPPGKAENGLQLVSLGGPTKTVPCPYCGSSDTSRESEFGSTACKSIHVCHACRQPFEHFKAI